A genome region from Neptunomonas japonica JAMM 1380 includes the following:
- a CDS encoding diguanylate cyclase domain-containing protein, with amino-acid sequence MILRPAFVSLRWKILVPLAFLVIVINVLLYGYINQQLLHQHEATRSESHAANLKALNGSLTTSYHKLLEVAQTITALTQTSGSDQNQYVQIVFDYDFAQLEAQGVLDSAVLFSPKGELIMTWGVVHSSFDTIVEKAIAQEYPVRDLICREQCSHYIAIPLLSNGSVSGVLVVGRVIQGTVLDFKQLTGVDIGIAKKIKESEPAVTNWPLLFTQMTQKNQNIQLLNLLSQTEPKFVLDTLYSVRAFGHSYDVFFTVPSSIQSDETVWVLIADKTQNVDRLQKVQFKYKAGMIVASTILILIIGMLVECVVKRLRFILKQAPSRSLIHPQNVLAKSAFSDEIDKIRQLCMVRNEERVSLSNQELQVIPPSKASVSAQVYEKDTVANLMGNANSIVLTQCLNGRVLTMNELAKQLFGELKDRPEHIFSDHFLVGSHNRTALDGINKLYIGRENLVCFEARCTDIKGETCHLYWIHTNMESNVDHPVILSIGIDITSNKKAEERLAWLAFHDPVTEVANKHLFLQLLPEMMASNLENGSSLAVMCCEVKKSTDSHLLMDPADGNVTLFSVVSERVSSCLRGDDLVARFSDDLFMIVLNNIKTKGNAGSVAEKLITAFEEPFFINGCYFKVSINIGISTFPNQSSDVAGLVQSAEMSMYLSKEEGINNFEYSVEEASLAQH; translated from the coding sequence ATGATTCTGCGACCTGCTTTTGTAAGCCTGCGTTGGAAAATACTCGTTCCGTTAGCATTTTTAGTTATTGTAATTAATGTGCTGCTTTATGGTTATATTAATCAACAGCTACTACACCAACATGAAGCAACGCGTAGTGAGTCTCATGCCGCAAACCTTAAAGCACTGAATGGCTCATTGACCACGTCCTACCACAAGTTATTAGAAGTCGCGCAAACGATTACAGCGCTAACCCAAACGTCTGGCTCAGATCAAAATCAATATGTTCAGATAGTATTTGATTATGATTTTGCGCAATTAGAAGCTCAAGGGGTATTGGATAGCGCTGTATTGTTTAGCCCAAAGGGTGAGTTAATCATGACATGGGGAGTAGTTCATTCCTCTTTTGATACTATAGTAGAAAAAGCGATTGCTCAGGAATACCCAGTTCGGGATTTGATTTGTCGAGAGCAGTGCTCGCACTATATAGCGATACCGTTGTTAAGTAATGGCAGTGTCAGTGGTGTTCTTGTCGTTGGGCGAGTGATACAAGGAACGGTTTTAGATTTTAAGCAGTTAACCGGTGTAGATATCGGTATTGCTAAAAAGATTAAAGAAAGTGAGCCTGCAGTGACCAATTGGCCATTACTTTTTACTCAAATGACGCAAAAAAACCAAAATATCCAGTTGTTAAATTTATTAAGCCAGACTGAGCCTAAATTTGTTCTTGATACTTTGTATTCGGTACGTGCGTTTGGCCATAGTTATGATGTTTTTTTTACCGTGCCTAGTAGCATTCAATCCGATGAAACCGTATGGGTACTTATAGCCGATAAAACACAAAATGTAGATCGATTACAAAAAGTCCAATTTAAGTATAAAGCAGGAATGATTGTTGCCAGTACAATTCTTATTTTGATAATAGGAATGTTAGTTGAGTGTGTTGTTAAGCGGTTAAGATTTATCTTGAAACAAGCACCTTCAAGGTCTTTGATACATCCTCAGAACGTACTTGCTAAGTCTGCTTTTTCTGATGAGATCGACAAAATACGCCAGCTATGTATGGTAAGAAATGAGGAGCGGGTTTCTTTGAGTAATCAAGAGCTACAAGTGATACCTCCTTCTAAAGCTAGTGTCTCTGCCCAGGTTTATGAAAAAGATACCGTCGCTAATTTGATGGGGAACGCTAATAGTATTGTGTTAACTCAGTGCCTGAATGGGCGAGTGTTGACTATGAATGAGCTTGCCAAGCAGTTATTCGGTGAGCTTAAAGACCGCCCGGAGCATATTTTCTCTGATCATTTCTTGGTTGGAAGTCATAACAGAACGGCGTTAGATGGTATTAATAAGCTTTACATAGGGCGTGAAAACTTAGTTTGTTTTGAAGCTAGATGCACAGATATTAAAGGAGAAACGTGCCATTTATACTGGATTCATACGAATATGGAAAGTAACGTGGATCACCCCGTCATTCTTTCTATTGGTATTGATATCACTTCGAATAAAAAAGCTGAAGAGCGACTGGCCTGGCTAGCCTTTCATGATCCGGTAACTGAAGTGGCTAATAAACATCTTTTCTTACAGTTGCTGCCTGAAATGATGGCAAGCAATTTGGAAAATGGAAGCTCATTAGCTGTAATGTGTTGTGAAGTGAAAAAATCCACTGATAGTCATCTATTGATGGACCCTGCAGATGGCAATGTGACGTTGTTCTCTGTCGTTTCAGAGCGTGTTTCTAGTTGCCTGCGCGGCGATGATCTGGTGGCTCGTTTTAGTGATGATCTGTTTATGATCGTTCTTAACAACATTAAAACTAAAGGCAATGCTGGGAGTGTTGCTGAGAAACTCATAACCGCTTTTGAGGAGCCCTTCTTCATTAACGGTTGCTATTTCAAAGTGAGTATTAATATTGGTATTAGCACCTTTCCAAACCAGTCTAGCGATGTGGCTGGGTTGGTCCAAAGTGCAGAGATGTCAATGTATTTATCAAAAGAAGAAGGTATAAATAACTTTGAATACTCTGTAGAAGAGGCTTCATTAGCACAACACTAG
- a CDS encoding TonB-dependent receptor — MKYSRWLFLWMFLFVSCNTLAQEGLSDWYWGGVLTQGLSRTDNNNFSGKSSERVSSDFRELAVHATWRATSQLHLAGQVMSRKFGAVDNGELQLDYLLADFGLSSDVSREYGVRIGRVKLPYGFYNETRDVAFTRPSIALPQSIYFNTTRELQLSADGMMLYGNFPIAGMRIDIDFLIGRPRESVNTEYGYFRADFSGKFEDDLGVLSRVSLVDGADAWVMGVTLGQFDLIYHPGPIGELGLNDGKVSIDVAILGGQYNTESLSFTAEYMLLSVDRSDLGGAFEKNGKSTSESYYLQAEYRFAKNWDFMLRYDVFFLNKNDRNGFKAEQRSSRPAYSQWTKDYTLGIGWQASPNMSFRAEWHSIKGAGWLAIQDNLDASKLEKDWNLYLLQAAYRF; from the coding sequence TTGAAATACAGTAGGTGGTTATTTTTATGGATGTTCTTATTTGTCTCCTGCAATACGTTAGCGCAAGAGGGTTTGTCTGATTGGTATTGGGGGGGGGTTCTAACTCAGGGGCTTTCGCGAACAGATAATAATAACTTTTCCGGCAAGAGTAGCGAGAGAGTAAGTTCTGATTTTCGAGAGTTGGCAGTGCATGCAACATGGCGTGCTACGAGTCAGCTACATCTTGCGGGTCAAGTGATGTCTCGAAAATTTGGGGCAGTGGATAATGGTGAGCTGCAGTTAGATTATTTGCTTGCAGACTTTGGCTTATCTTCTGATGTTTCTCGTGAATATGGCGTACGTATTGGTAGGGTGAAATTACCTTATGGTTTTTATAATGAAACGCGGGATGTAGCTTTTACAAGGCCATCTATCGCCTTACCTCAATCAATATATTTTAATACGACAAGAGAGTTACAACTTTCAGCTGATGGAATGATGCTTTATGGCAATTTTCCCATTGCGGGTATGCGTATAGATATAGATTTTCTTATAGGCCGCCCAAGAGAAAGTGTTAATACTGAATACGGATATTTTCGAGCTGATTTTTCCGGAAAATTTGAAGATGATCTAGGGGTTCTATCACGGGTTTCCCTCGTAGATGGTGCTGATGCCTGGGTCATGGGGGTTACCTTAGGCCAGTTTGACCTAATATATCACCCTGGTCCCATCGGTGAATTGGGGCTTAACGATGGGAAGGTGAGTATTGATGTTGCCATTTTGGGTGGGCAGTATAATACCGAAAGCTTATCCTTTACTGCGGAATATATGCTTTTAAGCGTAGATAGAAGTGATTTAGGCGGGGCTTTTGAGAAAAATGGAAAAAGTACCTCGGAGTCTTATTATTTACAAGCAGAGTATCGCTTCGCAAAAAATTGGGATTTTATGCTGCGTTATGATGTGTTTTTTCTTAATAAAAATGATCGGAACGGTTTTAAGGCTGAACAGCGTTCTAGTCGGCCAGCTTATTCTCAATGGACAAAAGATTATACGTTAGGTATTGGGTGGCAGGCCTCACCTAATATGAGCTTCCGTGCTGAATGGCATAGTATTAAGGGGGCCGGCTGGTTGGCAATACAGGATAACTTGGATGCTAGCAAGCTTGAAAAAGACTGGAACCTTTACCTTTTGCAGGCAGCTTATCGTTTTTAA